Proteins encoded within one genomic window of Psilocybe cubensis strain MGC-MH-2018 chromosome 2, whole genome shotgun sequence:
- a CDS encoding Adenylyl-sulfate kinase encodes MATNISFHPGSVTGEERKELLGQKGATVWLTGLSASGKSTIACALEQHLLHSKKFTYRLDGDNVRFGLNKDLGFDEKSRNENIRRIGEVSKLFTDAGCITVTAFISPYRADRDLARDLHKQSSLPFIEVFVDAPLEVVEARDPKGLYKKARAGEIKEFTGISAPYEAPSSPEIHIKTDQVSVANAVQIITDYLVANNYILP; translated from the exons ATGGCCACTAACATCTCTTTTCACCCTG GTTCTGTGACTGGCGAAGAACGTAAAGAGTTACTCGGGCAAAAAGGTGCAACAGTCTGGTTGACAGGTCTTAGCGCTAGCGGAAAG TCAACGATTGCGTGTGCCCTTGAGCAGCATCTGCTACACTCCAAGAAGTTTACATATCGCCTCGATGGTGATAACGTGAGATTTGGACTGAACAAAGACCTCGGTTTTGACGAAAAATCTCGCAATGAGAACATAAGGAGGATAGGAGAG GTTTCCAAATTGTTCACAGATGCAGGGTGCATCACAGTCACAGCCTTCATTTCTCCCTACCGAGCCGATAGAGATTTGGCTAGAGATCTTCACAAACAATCATCTTTGCCTTTCATCGAGGTTTTTGTTGACGCACCGCTAGAAGTAGTGGAAGCTAGAGATCCTAAAGGACTATACAAGAAAGCACGAGCTGGTGAAATCAAAG AATTCACCGGAATATCAGCACCATACGAAGCTCCTTCCTCTCCAGAAATCCATATAAAAACCGACCAAGTCAGTGTTGCCAATGCTGTTCAGATAATTACCGACTACTTGGTCGCCAACAACTACATCCTACCTTAA